Proteins from one Ahaetulla prasina isolate Xishuangbanna chromosome 2, ASM2864084v1, whole genome shotgun sequence genomic window:
- the SGSH gene encoding N-sulphoglucosamine sulphohydrolase — protein sequence MQSPVQWCMVALLLLGICNARKGGPNRSRNVLLIVADDGGFESGVYNNTVIKTPNLDALAQRSLIFQNAFTSVSSCSPSRASLLTGLPQHQNGMYGLHQDVHHFNSFDSVRSLPLLLNQAGIRTGIIGKKHVGPEAVYPFDFAYTEENSSVLQVGRNITRIKLLVQKFFQSVDEKPFFLYVAFHDPHRCGHSQPQYGAFCEKFGNGEPGMGWIPDWKPELYHPDEVQVPYFVQDTPAAREDLAAQYTTVGRMDQGLGLVLEELRHAGFHKSTLVIYTSDNGIPFPSGRTNLYWPGTAEPLLISSPEHPSRWGQVSSAYISLLDITPTILDWFSVPYPSYSLFGKGTVQLTGKSLLPALSLEPKWRTVFASQSLHEVTMHYPMRAVQHGSLHFIHNLQNRTSFPIDQDFYVSPTFQDLLNRTQAGQPTHWNKTLRSYYYRDRWELYDHSTDPTESHNVASDPRYAQALEELQGLLLKWQWETSDPWVCAPDGVLEDKPVPRCWPLHNEL from the exons ATGCAGTCGCCTGTACAGTGGTGTATGGTGGCGCTCCTCCTTCTGGGGATCTGTAACGCTAGAAAGGGGGGCCCCAACAGGTCCCGCAACGTCCTGCTGATTGTAG CGGACGATGGTGGTTTTGAGAGTGGTGTGTATAACAACACAGTCATAAAGACCCCAAACCTGGATGCTTTGGCCCAGAGGAGCTTGATCTTCCAGAATGCCTTCACTTCTGTCAGCAGTTGCTCCCCCAGCCGGGCCAGCCTCTTGACGGGCCTGCCTCAG CACCAAAATGGGATGTACGGATTGCATCAAGATGTGCACCACTTCAACTCCTTTGATAGTGTCCGGAGCCTCCCCTTGTTGCTTAACCAGGCTGGGATACGGACAG GAATCATTGGCAAGAAGCACGTTGGGCCAGAGGCTGTGTATCCATTTGACTTTGCCTACACTGAGGAAAACAGTTCTGTCCTGCAAGTGGGCAGAAACATCACCCGAATTAAATTGCTTGTTCAGAAATTCTTCCAGAGTGTGGATGAAAA GCCTTTTTTCCTTTATGTGGCTTTCCATGATCCCCATCGCTGTGGTCATTCCCAGCCGCAGTATGGAGCCTTCTGTGAGAAATTTGGCAATGGGGAGCCTGGAATGGGCTGGATCCCAGATTGGAAACCTGAGCTCTACCATCCAGATGAAGTGCAG GTCCCATATTTTGTACAAGATACCCCAGCTGCTCGTGAGGATTTGGCAGCTCAATACACAACTGTCGGGCGCATGGATCAAG GCCTTGGTCTTGTCCTAGAGGAGCTCCGCCATGCAGGCTTCCACAAAAGCACTCTTGTGATCTATACTTCAGACAACGGCATCCCCTTTCCCAGTGGCAGAACCAACCTGTACTGGCCGGGCACAGCAGAGCCCCTCCTAATCTCATCTCCTGAGCATCCTTCACGTTGGGGCCAAGTCAGCAGTGCCTACATCAGCCTCTTGG ATATCACTCCCACCATTCTGGACTGGTTTTCTGTGCCATATCCCAGCTACAGTCTGTTTGGGAAGGGGACAGTGCAGCTCACCGGGAAGTCTCTGCTGCCGGCATTATCACTGGAGCCAAAATGGAGAACTGTGTTTGCCAGTCAGAGCCTGCATGAGGTGACCATGCACTATCCCATGCGAGCTGTGCAGCATGGCTCCCTGCATTTCATTCACAATCTACAGAACCGAACCTCCTTTCCCATTGATCAAGATTTCTACGTTTCACCTACGTTCCAGGACCTGCTGAACAGAACTCAGGCAGGGCAACCAACTCATTGGAATAAGACTTTGCGTAGCTACTATTATCGGGATCGCTGGGAACTGTACGATCACAGCACCGATCCTACCGAAAGCCACAATGTGGCTTCTGATCCCCGCTATGCACAAGCTCTTGAAGAGCTGCAGGGGCTGCTGTTGAAGTGGCAGTGGGAGACCAGTGACCCCTGGGTATGTGCTCCTGATGGTGTCTTGGAGGATAAGCCTGTCCCCAGGTGTTGGCCGCTCCATAATGAGCTGTGA